DNA from Brassica napus cultivar Da-Ae chromosome C4, Da-Ae, whole genome shotgun sequence:
GGATATGAGTATTGGAGTCATGATATATCTCCATTATTAtgacatttagtttttttttctttcatccagttgattttgtttttcgaaCCACTACTATATATGCATGACAGCATGATTCATCAAGCGTAGACTGtagtttataagaaaaatagaacGCCAAATATTGTTTTAGACAGGGTTTTAAATAAAGTTATGGCTCGAAATTCCTTTATTAGAACAGGCTAAGAGTAAGAATGTATCCACTAGAATATGAtcgatttatttattaatatatagaataaagGGGAAACtgataaaattatcaaatttatatagTTAAGAATCAATCATTTGATACGTGCATGAACTCAACTTCAAGACCTTTTTCATTCGTTATACGCTGCACTTTTTATCGTTCATATGAAACTTTTTCTTACAAACGTCTCACCTTTTTTATTCAGTTATTTGATCGCGTTATTTAATGCAAATAAATTAACCACTGTTCTGTGAATATAAACCTTTTTGTAATGATTTTACGTGGTAAatgaaaaatgattaaaaagtCGTTAAAGCAAATTCATGGATTTGGAGGTACATATATCTAGAAAAAAGCTTTTGAAGTTATCACCAAGACTGCATGCGAAAGTGACCCCTCGCATGGTCATTAGTATTTGATTCTTCTCTCATATAACTTACATGTCAATAACACCGATGGAAAAACATCTAATTACATGTGTTCCACGTTACACAGTGAGAACACTAGTATAAAGAATGCTACTTATTTTgatctaaatatttaatatacatataaagtaCTACGAATATTCAATTCGTTTTCGTAGGTAATATAAAAATGATCTATAGCATGTATCATTCAACTATAAGGAAAAagttatactccctctgtttttataCGACGTTGTAAAGATTTCACACAGATTAGACACCCAGCATGATACCTTTTCTATCCTTCTATATTAATTGATCATGCCTTGTAAAGCATTTAGAATGGAGCAAATATGGCTAAACATATTCATTTGTCACATATTTTTCATTGTTCAGTAAAACGTCAAGTATACTGTGAAACTAAAAAAGATTCCAAAACGTTATTTAAATCAAAATGGAGGGAACAggagtaataataattttttttgttggtaaaCTTATTCCACGGAACTCTCGGATATTAATGTGTGATTTGATTAGGTGATATATATTAAAGCGTAACATATAGATAAGACGTCTGTTAACGAGACAACGTAACACATATGCATCCATGGGACCAATATGTATCGTAAAAATATTCGGTGATCTAATGACAAATGCATGGAGACATCAATAGGTATTgattattagaataaataactGTAGTTATTGATAAATTGTGTCGCTAACTTATTCGTGGGACTATAATAACTGGTATGTTAACTAGCCTCAAATGTTTAGTGAAATTATACGAGGACTGCCATTTTTTTAGTGGGCCGTAAAGCGCCTCTGCGTTTTCTTGCACTTTTCCTAAAAGACCACAAATTAGTCAGGTACAttaacaaaaaccaaaatatgtGCATTACTGATTGATTAGTGAATCGTTAATCACTCAAAATACTGTTTTCTCATTGCTGCTTTAAATTTTGTTCAAGTGGTTATCCAAGGTGTATGAAAACAGAAATGTATATACGGATGcgaaacatttttaaactcataagaattttagaataattcaaaatgaaattattcggatagtaataaaataacaataatactatttatatattaaaataaaaaccattacctaaaaaaacataatactcGAACATTAGTAAAAAGGCTTCTAACATCTTATTAATTCTGATTTTCCTCACTTGTCAAACAAACGTGCTTCTAGAAGTTGGCTTTTCCTAAACTGATTGGTGCAGCAATGCGTTATGTATTTATCGATCAAAAATCAAAGATTATACAGTCAGTGTAACTTGTTCCCCACATGCGAATCTTTTGTAGGTTTGGTTTATCGTAACGTAAAATTCGCGTCCCAATAAAAACCTATTaggattatataataaactaaaGTTTTGGCATTAGTGAACCCATACAAACAAAGTTGGCGTTATCTGACAACATGGACCTAATCTAGTAAAATAATTAGTGATTTATGGAGTATGCACCActattttaccttttttatgGGCTACACCAACTCGTGTGaagtaaataaaacaaaaaaatgtggCCGGAGAccaaaaaaaatcccaaatccagTCGGTGAGCACTGCGAAactcaggaaaaaaaaaactagggcTCATTGCCAACTAGAACAACAAAGAGAGTCtctaaactatttatttaaataattaaatatatcaaccTGTTGTACTgtccaaaaaatattatatatatcagccaattgaaaataattcatcataatcaaattttatattttgattgaatctcatggtacaaatgttttttttacctttttcactttttcatttttttttaattttaattacttGAAATATTCCATGAGATCTTATGCTATGATTATCGCACAAAAAAATGgagtttttaacattttttgtgGTTTGGACTCCACAAAAATCACAAGATTCGTCTTTTTCATATGCAAAATAAAAATCGATTGTGGGTGGATTTTTGTACTGTTCGCAGGTCTCAATGACACGTGGCGGCTCATGACTGGttcatcgtttaattttttttttttttaaaagacaaaaaaataataataataagaaccTCTATGCGTTGATTATGCTCTTAGTCCACCTAGAGAATTACCAAGCCGTCATAAATTCTTTTACAAATCagtttattctattatttaaatcaGTAAAGTGCtcaacataaaaattaaatttctctttttatttttcactgtATTTTCTAAAGCATAgcaaacttgattttaattggTTGATATTATATGAATCTAAAATTTGTGACAAATTAagcatttttgttattttaagatTCATATTGCCCACCATATATTGGTTCTTTCAATACTATtatctaaaagaaaaatataacttatatttataatttaataaaattttaaactaaactaACAAATTGATACATCCATAAGAGTTCTAACTTATAAATTTAGAGAAAACCCGTgcataatccaaaaaaaaaaagaatactaactattcattttaaaatgtaGTTTATTAAATCAATGCATAcagtaattaataaatatagacaagatttattttatcttgatacttatctattattttattttaagattttatattttgtataactcTTTTCTATCAACTACTTATGCTAATAATAATATacgtaaaatttatataataaaagattTTCTTACAATAATTTTAGATCATAATtcacatatatttaaatttgatacCACACAAGTTTAACGACTATCACTGACGATGGATCGGAGCGTCGGTAACGGCTTTCGCTGATCCATCGCCTTCAAAGTCTctcactctcttttttttttctctctataaAATCGCAACTTCCTCTGACTTTTCTGAATCACTCAAAATTTGTTTTCTCTATCTATCTCCTCCACCAAGCTTCATAGCTCGCAGCAACAACATCAggtattctctctctctctctctctctctccccctctCACTCCTTCATCGGAAAATTTATGCTCCGAATTATTCTGTAATTCATTTTGTCTCCGGTTCCGAGCATCGTTgacttttctttctctctcttctctttaatTCAGATAGATTCCAAAGTTGTCCTCTTTTAACTTCTGCTCCTAACAGATTCCTCGATTGGTAGTAACCTCTTGAAATCTATCATCTTTAGGACAAGTGGGATTCATCATCAGACAGAGTCGTGTTCCCTCTTTCCATACGCTTCTATGCGTAGTTTCCCTCCATAACCGTTTCACTCTGTTTTAACTTCTGTTCTGTTTTAAACTTTCTATTTTTGGATGCTCACAATACATAAAAGGAATTTTAAGTCTCTTCCTTTCttacattctctctctctctctgttctgaCGCCTCTGGTACGGACTGTCTCTGAACTAGTTCAATGCATTATTTGCCATTCTTTGATCCTCTGTTTTCTATTTCAGGATGTTGGAGAAAAAGGTTGAGACTTTCAACATGAACAGAGTAATCGAAGACTTCGAGGAAATGAGCAGAAACGCTGATCAAGTCCAGATACAAACCTTAAAAGACATTCTACTCAAGAACCAATCCGCCATTTACTTAAAAAACTTTGGGATCAATAAAAACACAACAGACCCAGAAGCTTTCAAAGCATTGGTTCCATTAGTCACTGACTTTGAGTTAGAGCCTTACATCCAAAGAATGGTTGACGGTGACACGTCACCCATTCTCACCGGCCGTCCCGTTCCAGCCATCTCCTTAAGGTAAAACATCTCTTTTGCTTTTTTTACCACTTATTCGTTCTGTTTCTCCTAGAGACTCATGAATGAATCTCTCTGTTTCACTCTGTTTCTCTCTGTTTCTGTTATGAGTTCATTctgtttctctctgtttttgttaCATAACCAAACAGCTCAGGAACTAGCCAAGGCCGTCCAAAGTTTATTCCTTTCACTGATAAGTTAATGGAGAACACATTACAACTCTTTCGCACTGCTTTTGCCTTCAGGAACAGGTCTAGTGAATCACCGATTATGTTCCCCCACATTACACACTTTTCCTCTGTTCTGTCCATTTACATAAACACGGTGTATGTTTCATTTTCCACAGAGAGTTCCCAATAGATGACAACGGGAGAGCTTTGCAGTTTATCTTCAGCAGCAAGCAATACACATCAACAGGAGGTGTCCCCGTTGGCACCGCAACAACAAACGTTTACCGTAACCCCAACTTCAAATCCGGAATGAAGTCTATACAGTCCCCTTGTTGTAGTCCAGACGAAGTTATCTTCAGCCCTGACGTCCATCAAGCACTCTACTGCCATCTCTTATCAGGCATCCTCTTCAGAGACCAGGTCCAATACGTCTTCGCCTCCTTCGCTCACGGCCTCGTCCACGCTTTTAGAACCTTTGAACAGGTCTGGGAAGAGATCGTTACCGATATTAAAGAAGGCGTTTTAACCAGCCGTATCACCGTCCCATCGGTGCGTTCCGCTATGTCCAAGCTCCTCAGGCCTAACCCTGAGCTAGCGGAGACCATCAGAGCCAAGTGTTTGAGTTTGAGCAACTGGTATGGGTTGATTCCCGCGCTTTTTCCAAACGCGAAGTATGTTTACGGGATCATGACTGGCTCCATGGAGCCGTACGTGAAGAAGCTGAGACATTACGCTGGCGAGCTGCCTCTTGTGAGTCATGACTACGGTAGCTCTGAAGGGTGGATTGCTGCTAACGTTACGCCGAGGTTGTCTCCGGAGGAAGCTACGTTTGCTGTGGTTCCGAATCTCGGTTACTTCGAGTTCCTCCCTGTGTCTgaaacagaggaaacagaggaGGAACCGGTCGGTTTAACTGAAGTTAAAATAGGACAAGAGTACGAAGTTGTTATAACAAACTACGCAGGATTGTATAGATACAAGCTTGGAGATGTGGTGAAGATCATTGGTTTCTACAACAAGACTCCGCAACTCAAGTTCATTTGCAGGAGGAACCTGATTCTTTCCATCAACATTGATAAGAACACTGAGAGAGACCTTCAGCTTTCTGTGGAATCAGCAGCAAGGAGACTCTCACAAGAGAAGATTGAAGTCATTGACTTCTCAAGCCACGTTGATGTGACTACAGAGCCAGGACATTACGTTATATTCTGGGAGGTTTCAGGTGAGACAGaggaagatgttcttcaagatTGCTGCAACTGTTTAGACAAAGGGTTTATCGATGCGGGTTATGTGAGTTCTAGAAAGTGTGAGACTATTGGAGCTTTGGAGCTGAGAGTTGTGGAGAGGGGGACTTTTGGGAAGGTTCAGGAGCATTTTCTTGGGCTTGGTTCATCGGCTGGACAGTTTAAGATGCCAAGATGTGTGAAGCCTAGTAATGCTAAGGTTCTGAAGATTCTGTGTGAGAATGTGGTGAGTAGGTTCTTTAGTACAGCTTTTGACTGAGTATTGTGAAATCAAGAAAAGTGATTTTCTGTGAAGTCTTTATTGTCAATAGATATAgtttacttttattatttaattctgtatgagaaaacctttttaacttttataaacaGAAAGATGTATCACAGTGGTTTTACTTTGCATTTTGTgctatcaatattttttttgtataatagaGTAAGTAGAGAGAAAGTATAGTAGTTGATTTTGTATCGGCagctatgtgttaacccctacgttgcacggaagcttcatcggacgtccgcttcccgcttcggaaccggaatcggaatcggaatcttgtggaagcttgcggaatctcgcttccaaaacgtttctaaaatattctctttaaaaacttGTTGGAA
Protein-coding regions in this window:
- the LOC106392009 gene encoding jasmonoyl--L-amino acid synthetase JAR1-like; the protein is MLEKKVETFNMNRVIEDFEEMSRNADQVQIQTLKDILLKNQSAIYLKNFGINKNTTDPEAFKALVPLVTDFELEPYIQRMVDGDTSPILTGRPVPAISLSSGTSQGRPKFIPFTDKLMENTLQLFRTAFAFRNREFPIDDNGRALQFIFSSKQYTSTGGVPVGTATTNVYRNPNFKSGMKSIQSPCCSPDEVIFSPDVHQALYCHLLSGILFRDQVQYVFASFAHGLVHAFRTFEQVWEEIVTDIKEGVLTSRITVPSVRSAMSKLLRPNPELAETIRAKCLSLSNWYGLIPALFPNAKYVYGIMTGSMEPYVKKLRHYAGELPLVSHDYGSSEGWIAANVTPRLSPEEATFAVVPNLGYFEFLPVSETEETEEEPVGLTEVKIGQEYEVVITNYAGLYRYKLGDVVKIIGFYNKTPQLKFICRRNLILSINIDKNTERDLQLSVESAARRLSQEKIEVIDFSSHVDVTTEPGHYVIFWEVSGETEEDVLQDCCNCLDKGFIDAGYVSSRKCETIGALELRVVERGTFGKVQEHFLGLGSSAGQFKMPRCVKPSNAKVLKILCENVVSRFFSTAFD